From the Capsicum annuum cultivar UCD-10X-F1 unplaced genomic scaffold, UCD10Xv1.1 ctg74566, whole genome shotgun sequence genome, one window contains:
- the LOC124894480 gene encoding uncharacterized protein LOC124894480, with the protein MAINLIYGHLDTVCLTLLQIPPFKASAAELLRHQYLQPYLLLYDNPSSAFLPVKSPSRTKEKTRPSPGKSISPRGSRDRQLKLKEKRTVLYFVESDNIQPRNLSDNYNTFRAKLDTKRVDPTSYSVRISQDSEDSKSGEITEAAVCNGYDQQKTISQTETTITPSSSSSRAKTWSEEQEHVSPEHVSRFDEGDTKNNKTKELEVLSSPLDQEESDIVECISEKSSRMTLSDGRFNDKTRSFDQESTSSNSQSAKPDPEAALRCCVAETENGSECREVAIDCLSTERDGSLLHKDKLEKKATTVYDTKQAKKDALRALDDK; encoded by the coding sequence GCTGCCGAGCTGTTGAGACATCAATATTTGCAACCATACCTCCTCTTGTATGACAACCCTTCATCTGCGTTTCTTCCTGTGAAGTCCCCGAGCAGAACGAAAGAGAAAACACGACCATCACCTGGAAAATCTATCAGTCCGAGAGGTAGCAGAGACAGACAGTTGAAGCTAAAAGAGAAAAGAACTGTCCTTTACTTTGTCGAAAGTGATAACATTCAGCCAAGAAACTTATCTGACAATTATAACACGTTCCGAGCCAAACTTGACACTAAGAGAGTGGATCCAACAAGCTACTCGGTTAGGATCTCTCAAGATAGTGAGGATTCTAAAAGTGGGGAGATAACTGAGGCAGCTGTTTGCAATGGATATGATCAACAGAAGACTATCTCACAAACAGAAACTACGATCACTCCAAGCTCGTCAAGTTCAAGGGCAAAAACATGGTCCGAGGAACAAGAGCATGTTTCTCCAGAGCATGTTAGTCGATTTGACGAGGGTGATACGAAGAATAACAAGACAAAAGAGCTTGAGGTGTTGAGCAGTCCACTGGACCAGGAGGAATCAGATATAGTTGAATGTATCTCCGAAAAATCTAGCAGAATGACATTGTCTGATGGAAGATTCAACGATAAAACACGATCCTTCGATCAAGAAAGCACTTCATCTAATTCACAGTCGGCAAAACCAGATCCAGAGGCAGCACTAAGATGCTGTGTTGCTGAAACTGAAAATGGTAGCGAGTGTAGAGAAGTTGCTATTGACTGCTTGTCAACTGAAAGGGATGGTTCACTTCTACACAAAGACAAGCTAGAAAAGAAAGCAACCACAGTTTACGACACCAAACAGGCTAAGAAAGACGCTCTTCGAGCACTGGATGATAAG